The segment TCCGGCTCTGCAGCTCCACAGGTGGAGTGTTTTTTCTCATTAAGTTAATGGTCCAACACTAAGACCCTGTGAGTCACTTGACCTCTGGAGGTTAGGAAGACAACAGAATACCAAGGAAAATGTCCACCCACCATAGAGATGGGTTTCTGCAGAAGAAGCCAGACACTAGTAGGAGGGGTGAGAAAAGAGTTGGCTGTGCTATTCCAGCGAACATTCAATCCTAACATGGGGCCACGTGGCCCATTTTGAAGCTCATAGCTTTTGGGTGTGAGCCAGACAAAGACGCTACTGTAAAACATATGCCAGAAAAGAGCTGTTGAGAAATAAGAATAGATGTAGGGGGTCACAGAAAATGCCGATCAGGTCATGATAGGAGTGTCAACCAGAAGGATGAGGAATTTTAGCAGGCTTTGAAATCCAgccagctttttttttgctgggcGGAATCATGGATGGGTTGAGCTGAATATATTAGACAGATGTCAAGGACGACGACGGCTATAGGGACACGCATTCTCGTAGCAGCTGACCCAAAAATGCACTGTTGTTGCTGACAATTTTAGGAGTTTGTTGATAaggtaattttatttgtatagcgctttaagAATGGACATCGttaaaaagcagctttacagaaatacattcagaatatacattttaaattaatccATTCATCCATATAAATTAATACCTGATAAGTAAGCCAGATGCAATTAAGgctgagatgatatgaggaaaaaccagactcaaaagggaacctaaGCTCATCTGGGTAACATTAGATATGAAAATAATTCCCTTCCATGAGATAAAAAGTAAATTGATGCAACCAGAAAATTTGTTATAATTCATCAAGAGCATTTAACAGTTATTAACTGTTCACCAATAGAGACCTGATTGCAAACCTGTTTGAATCAGTTCCTGTCCAATGACATGTTTATGCTTTGTAAGTGGTACAATccttggatcccgctacatgtgtggttttgacattggacctcctggagtgtttaaaggctctggcatggagaagctgatgctggatctatgatgatcacaaatgctgagctcataaaactaggagctactaaccatatagaccgTATAAggctgtagaaagaacatcacttataatcttatacttcagtactcatgttagttctcactctccagtgttctgtattgttgaaagatttatgatcaaactcttgatgtcacccaaatgaggatgggttccccttttgagtctggttcctctcaaggtttcttcatgacatctaagggagtttttccttgccacagtcgccacggctgctcatcagggataaatacacaccattcaccttgactgttgatttctgtaaagctgctttgagacaatgtctgttgtgaaaagcgctatagaaataaacttgacttgacttgacttgacttagtAATCCTGTGTATTTTTAAGCTGTCCATTTGGGGCCAATGGGTGGTTTCTAAGTAATTAAAACTCTAACTATAAATGCAACAGAATAGACCGGGCAGGTCTGGACAGCAGAACGGGTCAGGATCACTAGTGAATTATGCATTTATGGTTGGACAAATGCAAAGGAAGTTTGAATAGATGTGAAATTACTAGGTATTTAGTAGGTGAATACTTCCTTGTATAGAGATTGACTAAGGTGTGTTATGGCTTTAAAACAGTATACTCTAATTCCTTTCCAAATAGTGAAATGTTTActgaattttcatttcaatttacCTCATAACACTGATTTTCAGCACTGCATCACTGCATCTACAGCAATTTCAAAGCCAAAAGCAAGTATGGACCAGTTTCTGTGAAGTGCTAGAGACTGAACTGACATTCTCTAAGAATATTTCTTAGCCTGATGATCAGGGTGTTTGTGAAATATGGTATGTTTAGATGTATGATTTGGTTTTGGGTGTTAAATGCCATGCTGTTCACCCCTTAATACTGCCAGTGATTATTATATGGCTTTCAAGTATACAGAAATACATTCTTACAATTAAGGATTGAGATTCTGTGCTtcaataaagtgaaataaagcTTCTAATCTAAGAAAAGCTGCAGCAAGTATCTGACTTGTAATGTATGAAAAGTAGAATAACATAAAAGTCTGTAGCCAATGTTATAGTAAAGCGGAATAGGTGTTATTTGATCAGGTTACTCTATAAATAATGACTTTTGTGACGCTGTATTCGTCTCTACAGTGTCTTGTTACGTCTCAAATAAGTGACAATTGCTGGCAGATGGTAACAAGGACAATGACTGGTGTCGAATGGTGTCGAGTCGGGCTAATAAATACAAACCACTTACACATCGTGAGTTAAGTGTGTAAACAGTTGtgaaaattaataatattacaattattaaattttataattgtaataacaTACAGTTAGGTGCAGAATTCTGGGcaaatattgttaaataaaaaataaaagtatgcaGATGTTTGGGCACCTTACTAATTGACTTAGTAAGACCTGCTTTTGAAGATATAACagattacaaatgttttttagagcaggaagtaaaataaaaaaattgtctaCCTGCATATTTTCAATGATCTTCAAGTCAGAGAACTGAGAAAGTTCATGCATTTGCAAAGCTTTAGTTCATTTtgcatttatgccatttggcagatatTCATATTCAGAATGACTTAAaataatctcatttatacaaatgaacAGTTAAGGGTTAAAGGCTTTGCTCAAGGACACAACAGTGGCAGCCTGGTGATCCTGGAAATTGATCTCatcaccttctgatcagaagtccaacatcttaagcTCTGATTTACCATCttccaaaacatgtaatgcaGATTTCATTCAATATAGCAAAAGTAGCATTGCATTAACATTTGGAGAAAGATTTCCTGCGATGTTTGTGCTTGAAGTAGACAAGTGTACATTTTACATGACACTCTAACCACGTCAGGCCCAGAAAATGTATATGAGCATCCTATAACTTGGGTTACTCTCTGTGCACTTTTGCATGTTCTTCTCCAGGTTTTCTGATTCCATCCAACAACCAAAAACCATACCTCACTGGGGATTAGCCACTTCAGAATGGCCTCTAGGTGTGCATAcatgtatgaatgtgtttgtgtatgctaCTCTGTGATGGGCCAGAATCTGGAtccattaaagaaagaaagattcagTAAGAAATATTGTGAAATTTGATCAGGAAACTACAAGCACTACATATATAAGGTCCACTGCATGTGCAATATATGTAAAACCTTATACATTAACCTATAAAACATAGTCATGTGACTATTCACATATAGTGACTGTGAAACAGGCAGTTGCAAAGAGTACATCCAAATGTTACACAACTTAACCCTTACCCCAAAAATATACACATCTTGGAAATAAACTAATTAGAAGTAACATAGTCCTTCCTTGGACTCTATGAGCAAACAAAATGCTGGTCCCTTGACAAACACCCTTTCATCAGTTTGACCACTAAAACAAATTGCACTTTCTGATCGGTAATGaaaaggtcatttttttttgtcactattTACATAATCTGCACAATACTACATGCTAGGGAGCGCCCTAACGTCCGTCCTTTGAGCAGGAAATGGGCGAAACCTTGGTTGAAATTATTACATCGACAGTTTGTGCTGTGAAGGAAGCCGCTTCTGATAGCAGAGGCCGTTCAGTTTCCTGTTGTGCACAACAGTTTTGGTTTTCATCCTGAAGGGATGAAGAGAACAAAAGGATACAGGTCACTGACTGTTGAAAACCAGGGACAAATCAGAAAGCATCAGTTCCATGTTTTACTATGTTCATTAAGAGAATCCTCTAGTTGAACAAATGCATTAAGTATTACAGTAAAAAACATTACTAATCTATGACAGATTGTTTATTTGGGGGGCCAGATAGCTAAATAAAACTTTAGACACTCAGgcttaatttataataataagctTCGTAACTGAAAAAAATCACGTGTCCAGCATGGGTATTTAAACTCGTGCCTTTGGGATGCTTGTTCCATGTGTGTTGGTGCCTAGAAGGTTTGGGAATGTTGGACTTTCACATGCAAAGAGCTTATCAGGGCTTTAAATATCAAACAGAACAAATCAGGACCATGCTGATATCTGTTTAAGAGCCCTTTAAAGCCTAGTGAGTCATCATGTCTTACCCTCCTGACCTGGTGAGTATTCAATGGAAACCACTAAAACTAACAGTTTTTTAATAAGACATCTTGGGATCATGAACCTTAGTCTAAGAAATCTGGATTAATCTGGATAAattctgtgtttatttcaggaaaaaaacaatctaaataaggaacaaaacaaagcatggcatgctgttatagtaaaatattaaagattTGGCAATGGATAAGAGGAGATTACTGATACCTGCAATGTTTAATTCCTTTCATACCATAACACTTTGATAATCGTACTAATGTATCAATTGATAAAAAATGACATAtgcttttaaacaatttaaagttaCATTTGATGTCAAATGTCTTTCAGTCAGTCCCTCGCATATCtctctagatagatagatagatagatagatagatagatagatagatagatagatagatagatagatagatagatagatagatagatagatagatagatgaacatTAATTCAGAACAAAAATCAAAGCATCTGAAGGAAGAAAGATTGGTAGTTTCAAAGTGCTAAAACTAGAGTCattcaaaaaaattttaaacagcaaaatctagtggaatttcttcccataagagtggaggtcattataacagcacatgaggagtaaatgtggaatgagatgttcaaaatcACATACCAAATTTTATGGTCAGTTGTCTACAAACTTCTGTCAATACAGTGTGTGAATATCTGGCAAACTACTGAAAGATGATAGCAGATGTATTTGAAAGACAAGATTTAGTTCATATGGTTGCTAGCTCCATTAGAATTTAAAATGAGTTTTTACATCCCAATAATTGTCTGGTATAGAGATTTACTGAGGTGTGTTATGTCTTTAAAACATTCTAGTCTAATTCCTGTCCAAATAGTGGAATGTtgaattttttcatttcagcaAATATGGACCATTCACACTGTATGAGAATAGGGGCTGTTCTGACTTGCCTCagctacaaataaaatattgtactaGATAATGAGAAATGTCCGATTCATATCATTCACATATGTTTACTGTTAGTGTACAATATTTAGAATTTGtgaaaaatctatctatctatctatctatctatctatctatctatctatctatctatctatctatctatatatatatatatatatacatatatacatacaatcaTTAAAAAGGTCTTTTGTGAGGTCACCTACAAGCATGATCAGATATTCAGATATTCAGCTGCTGGAAAACCAGGTTATGACTCTATAAACATGCAGCTTTTCCTCGTAATCATTGACGAGAATGTGAAGGTGTGGAGGATGTTGGAGGTGTATCTATTAAATAACTGTCAGGAGGCCagtccaaaacacacactgaaaggCAGGTTTCTGAACTCTCAACATGAATTGCTTGCACTATGCTTCGTATAATATTGaagaagaatagcctttatttgtcacatatacattacagcacagtgaaatttgttctttgcatatcccagcttgctcagaagctggggtcagagcgcagggtcgtccatgatacagcgcccctggagcacagagggttaagggccttgctcaggggcccaagagtggcagcttggcaattcCAGGGTTGAACCCCCGACAtttcgatcagtaacccagagccttaaccactgagctaccagtcTATTTCACCATTAACATTCTAAAATGCCAATTTAACTTTTCGTTTAAACTGCACgagagtgtgtctgagagagGAAGGACACAGAAAAGTGGGCGGCAAACCACttgacaaaaaaacatctggaagtttacatcaaatatttttctgcaTGTCACTATAGTAACAACTAACTTTGAGGAACTTGTTTAGCAGGCATCCACGTGATCTTATATcctaatctaataataaatgatttaaagatgCTGTTATTTAACACTGAAAAACTGTTTGATTATTGCGATGGTAACGGACATTTCTTTCtgaaaggaaatgtttatttttcatgtgtggaaggagtctccagtgtcaaccATTTTCAACAGTCAGGAAGTTTTCCACTACAGGAGAGTCTACGTGGATGAGGACTTTtcgcttccttttttttttctgtattaacCCCCAGGAGAGAgggcgagggagagagagaccgCAAACACTCCACATTCTACTAAACAGTGAAACACTCCCTGTCCTACTACAAGACTGCTGTATATTCACAGCACAATATGACTTTTTTCCTGCCATAATATTAGGAACAGTGAGTGATCTGATAAGGCCCTATGATTTCTTACAATTGTTCAAATTGCTTTAGAATTAGAATTGGAATTAGAATTGCTTTTActtatatatagaatatttgaAGGTAAACCCAGATAATGCCTTGATATTGGGCTTTATTTAGGTACATTGTTtgctgtaatatttaaaaatactaatacTTCATTTGATTTTCTccttaatttttgttttatttctctggATAATTCCTGTGTACTTGCTTTGGACAATAGGATTTATTTGTCATGTgggaaggggtagctcagtagtaaagatgttggacttctgctcagaaggtcatgagttcaaatctcacaacaaagctgccactgctgggcccttgagcaaggcccttaacccttaaatgttcagttgtatgaatgagatcattgttGGTCTTTCTGGttaagagcgtctgccaaatgccataaacatgcaaataaagcaCCTGGAAACCGAAACCAACtgtaagagaaaaagagagatgtggTAGAGTGAAAGTgataaaaagacagagagagagtggggggtTTGATGAGTAGGCAGTTATGGCTGCTATATCGTATTAACAGAATCTAGCTTGTCTCACATTTGTTTTATCAAGGTGATTCAAATGAAAATCCCaagggaaatgtaaaaaaaatcccaaggGAACTGTGgaggtggtagttcagtggtacagtcgactttggatcagaaggtcacaggtttaaatctcaccaccaccaccaagctgccactgctgggcccctgagcaaggcccttaaccccttccCTGCTCAGTTGAAAGTTGTTCTGAATAAGAGCATttgcaaaatgttaaatattttaggGGAATGTGAACACTTTAGGAGAATCTGAATGCATGGAAATGGAGCTTATAAAGCAGAATAACACATTTTGAACaaccaatgaaaaaaaatcatcatttgAATCCatcttattaaaataattgtacgGTAATATCGCTTCTGTTATCAAATTAATTTGATCATTCCCTCAGACTCTTGTCTCTCTCCTGAAGGACAACATTGATTGTGGTGGAATTATTTTCCTAGAACGGCATGTccctaaatgttttattcctttcttcATTCCAAACTATTTCAAAGCAATAAAACTGTGCATTCCTTTgaagaatttgaaaaaaaaacaccccattaaagaaatattcaccatattaaaaatgttacGGTTTTCATTCATTGtcatgaataaaacattattaattaatttattattagccGGAGATGTGTCGGATCCGTCATACAAGTCCCTTATAAGCTTTCAGTACAGAAACCATCAGGTATTAAAATGAGCACAATAATAGAAACCTGTTATTTTAACTAATTTTGtcaattactttttcacataGGGCCAGGTACCACTTTTTcccttaataaatgaaatgattatttaaaaactgtatttacTTGGGTTATCTTTGTGTACTATAAAAATGTGCTTGATATGAATTTGAGTGTGAAATATATGCAACAAAAATGCATGATTGTTGTAGAAAGATAGACTATATGAACAATAGTATTGAGACatctgtcttttccagccatatgtggttatttcccaaactgttacttcAAAGTTGCTGACATACAATTGTACAAAATGTTTctaagcattacattttcataattcacaattttttagTATTTCCAAACCATCAAACAAGCCTCCATTACATTATTTTCTaatgaaaagagaagagatACGTAAGAACATGTacgtcacacacactcacacatgctctTTTGTAGTTCAGCTGCAAAAGTATTTGTTTCCTCATTGATTTCACGTGTCAGTGGGCTTGAGCCTTACCGGGGGGTCAAACTGTACACTCATTATCGACAGTGACATTCTGAAGATCGATTGATTTCATTTCCTCAATCATAGAATGATTAGGAGTCATTAATATGCCCTCCTCTCAGAGTGCAGATGAAATAACAGACATCTAACAGCCTTCGTATGAGAACCAACTTTTTAATAAGTTGAAATAAATACTCCAGTACATGCatgatccagaaaaaaaaaaaaaaacaaaacaaaaataaaacccaataAAATGCTATTGTAATTCTGGTAAATAGTGTAAAACCTATGGCACACACTCACAGCAGCTTCAATCCATCCAAAAGATTCACAAGTCGAAATACAAAGCGAGAAACACACATCCCGCGCTCACTGCGTTTCTAAATGACGTCCATCTACACGTCTGTCTACAACCGTCACTCTGTCTGCTGCTCCCAGGCACTAAAACTGAGGTAAACTTTCCAttagttttcttttcatttaaaaaaatttccaGTCCGACATACAGAATCACCACAACATGTGCGGCTACCAGTGAGTGAacacaagttagaaatatgttGTGATGTCAGTTTCGGCTATGTTTTTATTACatccagtgcaaaaaaaacactgccaCCTTGGTTGCATCAGAATAGTTGGACAGACAAAATAGTACAAATTCACTACATTCACTCAATAGGATCACACAACACGAGGTTAAAGCATATTAGTCTCTTTGGTAagttgagaaaagaaaaaagaaagaaaaaaaaaaaaggcaggctTTGTTTTAATTCACAGAATGCGAGTTGACCGGTGGTAAAGTCCTGGGCGAAGATCGTTCCCTGAGCGCCTGTGAGAGCAATGTGCATCCATCAGAGACAGCGCAAGCTGACTGCCGCAATCTTTCGCGGTACGTGGGCATCTGGGAGCTGTTCTCGGCATGCTGGGATACATCTCGAAGACCTTGTGTGAGCAGGACACAGGCTGAAACTACACTCATTGCACCACCCAGAACAGCCGTCTGCACCGTTTTACCATCAGCGCTAACGTTAGCGGGTTTGCCCAGGAACTGCGGCTCAGTGGCGAATCCCACCAGTGCGTTGACGGTCTGAACCAGCGGGCCGCTGAAAAGCACACATCGATTGCGCGTCAGCTCGCTTGGGTTCGTCTTCACTTCCTTGACGCAGGCGAGAAGCGCTGTCGCACTCGTGCTCATGCACTTTACACTGGCTTTGAACTGCTCTTTGGCAAACCTGTCCTTGGATTTCTCACTGGCCAGAGACGAAGCCTCTGTGAGAGTGGTCAGGTTCCTCCGGATATTTTGGGAAACTTCCAAGAGGAGTTGGGGAGTTAAATCAGAAAGGGGGGTTATGCGTAGGACAGCACAAGTTTGATCCACCTCATGGCGGCATCGTGTCACTTTGTAACGATCCACCAATCCAGGAACGGCGACGTGCGAACCCGGTGCCTCCACGGCCGCCAGGTACGCGGCGTGAGCCGAAAACTCCGTTAGAGACACCACTAGATTGCCCATTTCGACTAACCGCTCCCCAACCTCTGTAAACTTCCCCATGTTTAGCTGGCTCTGAATGTCATGAGTGATGATGGACAACTCCTTCGTCCGAGCAATCACTGTATCTCGACACTTCTCGAAAGTCTCTGCCACCGGCGTGCCTTCCCCAGTCATCACCGGCCTCGTCTCACTGGACAGCAGAAGCAAATCCGCCACCAGCTGCATCTTGCTTTTGCATGTGTCGCAAACAGACGTGAGTCTTTTCCGCTGCTGCACGCTGCCACTCGGGATGCTGGACGCTGGAACCTCGCTGTCTGACTTTCCCGAGCCACTACTAGCCATAGTATGGTGGTCAAGCTAAtattctggattttcttttttgtagaaAATATAGATTACACCACACATTCCACAGTACAATCTCATAACTTAGAATGACAATgtcttcaaaaacaaacaaataacaataataattacacaCCTTCTCTGAGAAACTGGCCAAAAAAAGTGTTGTCCTTCAGAAAATACACCGATATCGACTGCTCGCTTACTGAATTTTAGTAAACATTTGCgaaatcaaaagaaaaagaaaaaaaaaaaacaggataatGTAACTTCACGCAGGAAAAGTGTGTCCTGGCGTACGTGTGATGTTTAAAACAAAGTGGCTGAATGAGgtcgaaaaaaaaacaaatcaaggCTACATTTTAAATCCCTTCAATATCATGACTCCTTAAAATTTATGTCATTGGACCCCTAATTGTGCATTTGATACAAAAATCACATCGTGGGTTCATGAAATATAGATTCACAGGTGGTTTCTTAtccaacacacatatacacacatacacacagaaaaaataataaccatACACTTGCTGCAGTGCCATACAAAAGATCAACTCGAGTCAAAGTGCCAGCCGATTCTAGACCTCCAAATCCCACCAAAACACCTCAACCATGAAATTCACTTCCTATACTGATTCAAAGTCTAAAAAAGTGTGAAGAATCGACTGCCCCGGTTGTCAGTTTCTGTTTGTTCgtttggtttttttctttcgttttttcCTAATTCATGTCAAGCAGACAAGCATTTCAAGGTTCTTGCCCTTCTCGTGGTTGCGGGAGGCCAAACAAAATCCACTGAATGACTAAAACCAGATGAGCCATTTCTAAGTTCGATCCTCCGCTGCAAAGTGCCTCTGAGGGTCATGGCTGGATCGCAGCAGCAGTCCGAATCACGCTTTCTCCGACGCTCCTCCACTCCACGCATCATCATCCCACAATGCCTACTTTATAAAAgtctccaaaataaaaaaaagataataaagcACTGGTTTGGACCTCAGTAAAGACCACGCTTTGACTTCTCACAACTTTTAACCTCTTCCTTTTGGCTCGGCACCCGGTGGCGATGGTCGGTTCGTTCTGAAGCCTGGGTTCCTTCAGCATTACTGTCTAGTTCCCATACACCTTCCTCAGCAAGAAGCATGGGATCCACAGCACACCATCAGGCAAACCAACCATCCACCGCAGCTTTCCATCTCATTCAATAGCAAAAATCCACTTTATTGAGTAGTTTTTAGATCAGTCAGTGGTGTTCTAGGAGAGGTTTATTCCAGcttcatgtgtatgtgtgtggggtcTCTTCTTCTGTATGAGGAAGCAACCAGAGGGTGCGGCTTTACTTCAAATGGGAAACAAGGCGTTGAGGAATAGCAGCCGGTTCGCTTCGAAAAGTGAATGCGTCTCTttatcagaagaaaaaaataaacatgtatgaagctctagggttttttttttttgaggggggAGACCAGTTTTTGGGTAAATATCAATGCCGTTAGCTTGTTGGCTGATTCGCCAGAGGGTGCGGCTGCGCTTCAGTTGGGAAACAGCAACACGGCGCGCGAGCTCGAGCTGCGTTCAAACCTGCAATGGTTTTCTTCCCCTTCTTCTGTACAAGCGTCCATTATTCccaataggaaaaaaaagaaataaataacagtaagaAAATAATCCAATAACTATAGTCAAATGAGCAACTTTTCACTGGAACCGGATGATGTGAAATGCGTCTTGTTTGTAAACTTGGTTCATTTCCACACCAAAGCCACCAGTTTCCCGAGGCCCCGACTACCGGCGTACAGGCTCAACTACACCCCAAACGTGCTGCCCGTTTCTCCGGCTCCTCCAgcttccctttctctttctctctcatccaCTTCTTCAGGCTTGAGGGTCTCCCCTGATTTCTCCCCGAGAAAACACGCGAGCAGTTCAAGCCGAAACCTGCCGCTGTGTTACGCTTCACCCACAGCCGCTCATACTTCAGCGTTAGTTTTCGTTTTAGCCTAGCCTTTAGCgcgataaaaaaatgtatgtttccAGTACACGCCTGCGCTGAATTTGACTCGATCGATGTTCCacgtcaaaaaaaaagaaagacaattgCAACACACTGAAAAAAAGTCCAGAAAGTCTAAATGATacgaaaaaatattttttagcaaTATATTAAATTTCATTGAGCTGCTGTAAACGTTTATTTCATGTCACAGACAACGGAAAGACGACTTTACTGTTCATTACAATATTTAAAGTGTTTTCCTAGTTTATTGCTAGTATAAttaatagtattttattttaaattattattaataggcGTCTGTGCGTATTTCAGCCATAACCTCGCGTTTTAAAGAAACTCGTACCGTGCCTACcgctgcaaaagaaaaaaaccaacCCGATGTTAAAACCACTAGATTTGTTAGTGGGACGTGAAATCGGAGGCTGATGGAATGTGACGTAATGCATTTGGCCACTTTTCATTGgacaaaaatgcattttctgGACCTTTGAATAGCCAATTCAATTCAAGGGGGAGGGGCTAAGAGAGAAAGCGGGTGGGAGAAAGCGTCACTTTGTTTCCTCGTTGCTAAAAATTCAAACATGGAACCAATCAGATATGAAAGTAAAACACGGATTATTCAGATTACACATTATAATCAAAGTTTTAACGAGATCTTTATTCACTTCATGcgataattatatttgtaaacaaacaattaaCTCGAAATAAAAGAAAGTAACTTGTAACCAAAACATATGGCATTCAATACATTCTATACACCTCTGTGTTGACTTGATCAGATAATCACTAagccaggggtcaccaacatggtgcccgtgGCCACCAGGTAggccgcaaggaccacatgagtagcccgctggccttttctaaaaatagctgtttcctactttgttaaatgattgttgataattattatgagaaatcattaacatgatcagtgtcttcacatagatgaatatcattaattattaaaaataacatataataaaagttcaattgagcaaatttgttatttcagatcaaactgaaaactgtgtatcAAAcaggtagcccttcacattaatcggtacccaagaagtagctctcagtttcaaaaaggttggtgacccctgcactaggccttcagtggtggcactcagctatagaaaccatcaatattatacagaaacacagtatagCAGCGCTtcatcacagacaggtttctCATACAGCAAAAATGAATGCCAttatgttgagctattttacgagttgctcagtagctcctagatttataaccatatagactgtataagactgtagaaagaacataacttataatcacacactccagtgctcatgttagttctcactctccagtgttctgtattgttgaaagattaatgatcacactcttgatgtcacccaaatgaggatgggttccccttttgagtctggttcctctcaaggtttcttcctcataacatctaagggagtttttccttgccacagtcgccacggctg is part of the Silurus meridionalis isolate SWU-2019-XX chromosome 9, ASM1480568v1, whole genome shotgun sequence genome and harbors:
- the tlnrd1 gene encoding talin rod domain-containing protein 1, producing MASSGSGKSDSEVPASSIPSGSVQQRKRLTSVCDTCKSKMQLVADLLLLSSETRPVMTGEGTPVAETFEKCRDTVIARTKELSIITHDIQSQLNMGKFTEVGERLVEMGNLVVSLTEFSAHAAYLAAVEAPGSHVAVPGLVDRYKVTRCRHEVDQTCAVLRITPLSDLTPQLLLEVSQNIRRNLTTLTEASSLASEKSKDRFAKEQFKASVKCMSTSATALLACVKEVKTNPSELTRNRCVLFSGPLVQTVNALVGFATEPQFLGKPANVSADGKTVQTAVLGGAMSVVSACVLLTQGLRDVSQHAENSSQMPTYRERLRQSACAVSDGCTLLSQALRERSSPRTLPPVNSHSVN